One genomic window of Verrucomicrobiota bacterium includes the following:
- a CDS encoding UPF0365 family protein, with amino-acid sequence MGLLLFGAAAIALLVFVLIVINFGMIYIRALFSGAKVTFTELIALRLRRVPVGMVVDTRITAVKTGLDVAIDDLSTHFLAGGNIEMVVLALIAAKKAGIHLDFDRACAIDLATKGTGKTVLEAVKTSVNPKVIDCPNPAAGKTTIDAVAKDGIVIKARARVTVRTNLDRFVGGATEETIVARVGEGIVTTIGSSQTYKDVLENPDRISRTVLDKALDSNTAFEILSIDIADVDVGENVGAKLQSEQAEANKLIAQAQAEVRRAAAVALEQEMVARVQEMRSRVVEAEAQVPLAISEAFRTGNLGVFDYYKLRNVQADTGMRESIAGTPGTGSHIKPSGQ; translated from the coding sequence ATGGGCCTTCTCCTTTTCGGGGCGGCAGCCATCGCCCTGTTGGTCTTCGTCTTGATCGTGATCAATTTTGGAATGATCTACATTCGGGCGCTCTTTTCAGGTGCCAAGGTGACCTTCACGGAATTGATCGCCCTTCGATTGAGGCGGGTTCCGGTGGGGATGGTGGTGGATACCCGAATCACGGCGGTGAAAACCGGCCTGGATGTCGCGATTGACGATCTTTCGACCCACTTTCTCGCCGGGGGCAATATCGAGATGGTGGTTTTGGCCCTCATTGCGGCCAAGAAGGCCGGCATCCATCTGGATTTCGACCGGGCCTGCGCCATCGATCTGGCCACCAAGGGAACGGGCAAAACGGTGCTGGAAGCGGTCAAGACTTCGGTGAATCCGAAGGTGATCGATTGTCCGAATCCCGCCGCTGGAAAGACAACCATCGACGCGGTCGCGAAGGATGGCATCGTGATCAAGGCGCGCGCCCGGGTAACGGTCCGGACCAACCTGGACCGGTTTGTGGGTGGCGCGACGGAGGAAACGATCGTGGCGCGGGTTGGCGAGGGCATTGTGACCACCATCGGTTCTTCGCAGACGTACAAAGATGTATTGGAGAACCCCGACCGCATTTCGCGAACGGTGCTGGACAAGGCTTTGGACAGCAACACGGCCTTCGAGATTCTGTCGATCGACATTGCGGACGTGGACGTTGGGGAAAACGTGGGTGCCAAGCTGCAATCCGAGCAAGCGGAAGCGAACAAGTTGATCGCTCAGGCGCAGGCGGAAGTCCGGCGCGCGGCGGCGGTGGCTTTGGAGCAGGAAATGGTGGCGCGCGTGCAGGAAATGCGCTCCCGCGTGGTGGAGGCGGAAGCCCAAGTGCCCCTCGCGATTTCAGAAGCTTTTCGCACCGGCAATCTGGGCGTTTTCGATTACTACAAGCTCAGGAACGTTCAGGCGGACACGGGCATGCGCGAGAGCATCGCGGGCACTCCGGGAACCGGCAGTCATATCAAGCCCTCGGGGCAATAG
- a CDS encoding transglutaminase domain-containing protein — protein MPPPSDRLRQWMKDRVGAETDPMRKARILEAYLRSTFEYELGAPQLNRTNVLESFLFEERRGHCERFASALALLLRHQGIPARVMAGFVPGQRNFFSGWHDIRFSDAHAWTEAHFESTGWVTLDGTPRALHPPPGLEWQDLFEALDFAWYAHVVNLDAGTQNELLTHAIAAGAEAFALVSSKVPHLIAALGLWGLAAWLWKKRRGSASKPIARSTQERRAEAARHFYEEMLRALEKQGHTKPPGTTPAEFVQSLHHYPPEFLPEIQNVTALFCRSRYGGKPLEQEDLEKAKAAIHRLATTPS, from the coding sequence GTGCCGCCGCCTTCCGACCGGCTTCGCCAATGGATGAAGGACCGCGTCGGAGCGGAGACCGACCCCATGCGCAAGGCCCGCATTCTCGAAGCTTATTTGCGATCGACGTTCGAATACGAACTGGGCGCGCCGCAATTGAATCGGACCAATGTGCTGGAGTCTTTTCTGTTCGAGGAACGGCGCGGCCATTGCGAACGGTTTGCCTCAGCCTTGGCGCTGTTGCTGCGTCATCAAGGGATCCCGGCCCGCGTCATGGCGGGCTTCGTGCCCGGCCAGCGCAACTTCTTCTCCGGATGGCACGATATCCGGTTTTCTGACGCGCATGCGTGGACCGAAGCCCACTTCGAATCCACAGGCTGGGTAACCCTGGATGGCACTCCTCGCGCCTTGCATCCACCGCCGGGCCTCGAGTGGCAGGACCTGTTCGAGGCTCTCGATTTCGCCTGGTATGCCCATGTGGTCAACCTGGATGCCGGGACTCAGAACGAACTCCTGACCCATGCCATCGCCGCCGGAGCCGAAGCGTTCGCCCTCGTGAGCTCCAAAGTCCCGCATCTGATCGCTGCTTTGGGGTTATGGGGACTGGCCGCGTGGCTCTGGAAAAAGCGGCGTGGAAGCGCCTCGAAGCCCATCGCCCGCTCTACCCAGGAACGGCGAGCCGAAGCCGCGCGGCATTTCTATGAAGAAATGCTTCGAGCCCTCGAGAAACAGGGCCATACCAAACCCCCTGGAACCACCCCAGCCGAGTTCGTTCAATCGCTTCATCACTACCCGCCCGAGTTCCTTCCCGAAATCCAAAATGTCACGGCTCTGTTCTGCCGAAGCCGCTACGGGGGAAAGCCGCTCGAACAAGAGGACCTGGAGAAAGCAAAAGCGGCCATTCACCGCTTGGCAACAACTCCATCTTGA
- a CDS encoding DUF3488 domain-containing protein, whose amino-acid sequence MKFFTTFPPCDSSRRPARDLLILAGWIGLSLTVEPILGPLVYGGLWFTARRFQPRNARPVPWIDVLALILGSLVGGSDQFFLGHGLACVQLVRMRRNLNPRENVSMLLITLLHFAVVCTTILDIRFLAIFIAMVLLAPRALMELASAPAASGASSHVNIRPPLRLSIAQYLLIGSMAVAVFALFPRAFLGGGWRGAGRSGAQSMLDPNLDPSRGGMENSRRIFMQVDGENLGYLRAAAYLDFDGQVWRRQNEGGLIPLFGPSAAPLRPSAGTPIVKRQARVKQVNSLYASASGRVLPATPGFKGWRETGSSVPTSTPTASSKSSPVPGAATSPMRGGATSRFIPSRSRTPSAGEPSKCRRLPTGFANG is encoded by the coding sequence ATGAAGTTCTTCACGACATTCCCACCCTGCGACTCAAGTCGCCGTCCCGCCAGGGATCTACTGATCCTTGCGGGTTGGATCGGGCTCAGTCTCACGGTGGAACCGATTCTCGGTCCGTTGGTTTATGGCGGGCTTTGGTTCACGGCCCGAAGGTTTCAACCGCGGAATGCGAGGCCCGTGCCCTGGATTGACGTGCTGGCCTTGATCCTTGGCTCCCTGGTGGGAGGCAGCGACCAGTTCTTCCTCGGCCACGGTCTGGCCTGCGTCCAACTCGTCCGCATGCGCCGGAACCTCAATCCACGCGAAAACGTTTCCATGCTCCTGATCACCCTCCTGCATTTCGCGGTGGTCTGCACGACGATCCTCGATATTCGGTTTCTCGCCATCTTCATCGCCATGGTGCTGCTCGCTCCGAGGGCGCTCATGGAATTGGCCTCTGCCCCGGCAGCCTCCGGTGCATCTTCTCATGTCAATATCCGCCCCCCTTTACGACTCAGTATCGCGCAGTACCTGCTCATCGGGAGCATGGCAGTGGCCGTTTTTGCTCTGTTTCCCCGCGCCTTTCTCGGGGGAGGCTGGCGAGGGGCGGGACGTTCCGGAGCGCAGAGCATGCTCGACCCCAATCTGGATCCTTCGCGCGGGGGCATGGAGAATTCGCGCCGCATCTTCATGCAGGTCGATGGGGAGAATCTGGGCTACCTCCGGGCAGCGGCTTACCTCGATTTCGACGGGCAGGTCTGGCGGCGTCAAAACGAGGGAGGCCTGATCCCCCTGTTCGGTCCTTCAGCCGCTCCTCTCCGTCCATCCGCCGGAACTCCCATCGTGAAACGGCAAGCCCGTGTCAAGCAGGTCAATTCGCTTTATGCAAGCGCCAGCGGACGGGTCCTGCCCGCGACCCCAGGATTCAAAGGCTGGAGGGAGACTGGTTCCAGCGTGCCTACGTCAACACCCACCGCGTCGTCGAAGTCCAGCCCGGTCCCCGGCGCAGCAACGTCACCTATGCGTGGTGGAGCGACCTCGCGCTTCATCCCGAGCCGCTCACGGACACCCTCCGCCGGCGAGCCCTCCAAGTGCCGCCGCCTTCCGACCGGCTTCGCCAATGGATGA
- a CDS encoding DUF58 domain-containing protein gives MTRVRRQLTSAGWFALALVLPFYLAALTSQSALLLVLVGLILGCLTVNALACKSAVLPLQPLLPTQTRWTEGEPVLEPWGVHNPAAHAVAGIEIRSGTQTLWKAPWIAPRSSSHLSLDPPALPRGEYPLEGIEMHCAHPFGLIKAIRPLEDSGRWVVHPKLPDLDAPPVGGHEAVLGGRQRGPRRVASGSLFAGVRPHQSGDALNQIHWKSTAKGLGLWVKTYEEELSGKVSLLLDDREKCTPQDFEAALRACGGLAFAALDAGHQVEWCSLSDGSFHMWTPFTDAELILDELARARQRPAAEWGPLLESALNRASKRSSISVILAKPLELAAAEIQDLRSRERSVTLFAPASATHPDFDIPMRLGGLFDEHGQVKNASTSFR, from the coding sequence GTGACGCGCGTTCGCCGCCAGCTCACTTCCGCCGGCTGGTTTGCGCTGGCCTTGGTTCTGCCCTTTTATCTCGCGGCCCTCACGTCCCAGTCCGCACTGCTCTTGGTGCTGGTCGGCCTCATTTTGGGCTGCCTGACCGTGAACGCTCTGGCCTGCAAGTCAGCAGTGCTTCCACTGCAACCCCTCCTCCCCACCCAAACCCGATGGACGGAAGGCGAACCGGTGTTGGAACCCTGGGGTGTCCACAATCCCGCTGCTCATGCCGTTGCCGGCATCGAGATTCGCTCCGGAACCCAAACGCTCTGGAAAGCGCCCTGGATCGCCCCCCGATCCTCCTCCCATCTCAGCCTCGATCCGCCCGCGCTGCCGCGCGGTGAATACCCTTTGGAAGGCATCGAAATGCACTGTGCTCACCCTTTCGGACTGATCAAAGCCATTCGCCCTTTGGAGGACTCGGGTCGATGGGTCGTTCATCCCAAACTGCCGGACTTGGACGCTCCCCCGGTGGGTGGTCACGAGGCTGTCTTGGGGGGACGCCAACGCGGACCCAGGCGAGTGGCTTCGGGCTCGCTCTTTGCAGGTGTTCGCCCTCACCAGTCAGGAGATGCGCTCAATCAAATCCATTGGAAATCCACCGCGAAGGGACTCGGTTTGTGGGTGAAAACGTATGAGGAGGAGCTGTCCGGCAAAGTTTCGCTCCTGCTCGATGATCGCGAAAAATGCACGCCGCAAGATTTCGAAGCTGCCCTCCGCGCCTGTGGCGGGCTCGCTTTCGCCGCGTTGGACGCCGGCCACCAGGTCGAATGGTGCTCACTCTCGGACGGCTCATTCCACATGTGGACCCCTTTCACCGACGCGGAATTGATTCTGGATGAATTGGCCCGCGCGCGGCAGCGACCCGCAGCGGAATGGGGTCCCCTTCTCGAGTCCGCTCTCAACCGCGCTTCCAAACGATCAAGCATTTCGGTGATCCTGGCCAAGCCCTTGGAGCTCGCTGCCGCCGAAATTCAGGATCTTCGATCCCGCGAACGTTCCGTCACCCTCTTCGCGCCCGCTTCCGCGACCCATCCGGACTTCGACATCCCCATGCGCTTGGGCGGGTTGTTTGATGAACACGGCCAAGTGAAGAACGCCTCGACGTCGTTCCGATGA
- a CDS encoding MoxR family ATPase, producing the protein MDRNDLAGRDEQASADVRKLVQHVSSVFIGKDEVLRQAILTLVAGGHALIEDVPGLGKTLLAKAIAKSISANFKRIQLTADLLPSDITGVSVFSQERHEFLFRPGPIFTQILLADEINRATPRTQSALLEAMEEHRVTVDGELRELAAPFFVMATQNPVELEGTYALPFAQMDRFMVRLSIGYMERDAELRMLQSQQQSDPLDSLGPLLTADRLLEIHEASRRVRVEPVLAGYLLDLVRKTRSMETLEYGASPRAALDLQSFAQAQALWAGRDYTLPDDIKAAARATLPHRLIIRRGSRSVTTHARTIIESVLESIPVPL; encoded by the coding sequence ATGGATCGCAACGATTTGGCGGGGCGGGACGAGCAGGCCAGCGCCGATGTTCGAAAACTAGTCCAGCATGTTTCGTCCGTCTTCATCGGCAAAGATGAAGTGTTGAGACAAGCCATCCTGACCCTGGTCGCCGGCGGACACGCCCTGATTGAGGACGTTCCCGGACTGGGCAAGACGCTTCTCGCCAAGGCCATCGCCAAATCGATCTCCGCAAACTTCAAACGCATCCAGCTCACTGCCGATCTCCTGCCCTCCGACATCACCGGGGTTTCCGTCTTCTCCCAGGAACGGCACGAATTCCTGTTCCGGCCCGGTCCGATCTTCACCCAGATCCTCCTCGCCGATGAAATCAACCGCGCGACTCCACGCACCCAGTCCGCCTTGCTCGAAGCGATGGAGGAGCATCGGGTCACGGTGGACGGCGAATTGCGGGAATTGGCTGCTCCATTCTTCGTCATGGCCACCCAGAATCCCGTCGAACTCGAGGGCACCTACGCCTTGCCCTTCGCTCAGATGGACCGCTTCATGGTCCGCCTCAGCATCGGCTACATGGAACGCGACGCCGAATTGCGCATGTTGCAGTCCCAGCAACAGTCGGATCCACTCGACTCCCTGGGACCGCTTTTGACGGCGGACCGGTTGCTGGAAATTCATGAGGCCAGCCGCAGGGTCAGGGTGGAACCCGTGCTGGCCGGCTACCTGCTCGACCTGGTCCGCAAAACCCGCTCGATGGAAACCCTCGAGTACGGAGCCAGCCCACGTGCCGCGCTCGATTTGCAATCCTTTGCCCAAGCCCAGGCCTTGTGGGCCGGCCGCGATTACACGCTCCCCGACGACATCAAGGCCGCCGCCCGCGCCACGCTCCCTCACCGTTTGATCATCCGGCGCGGCTCCCGCTCCGTCACGACTCACGCTCGCACGATCATCGAAAGCGTGCTCGAATCGATCCCAGTTCCTTTGTGA
- a CDS encoding Gfo/Idh/MocA family oxidoreductase: MSTVRLGIIGMGNIGRHHAGYLLDGKVPRCELVAVGSTSPGKLGAYEAKGLKVFGSGEEMIRSGLVDAVLVATPHYQHTWLGIAALDAGIHLMVEKPISAHKADAERLIAAHHRHPRVVFGAMFQLRAEPRYQKIRALLRSGELGELARVSWLITDWYRTEAYYASGGWRATWKGEGGGVLLNQCLHNLDVLAWLLGMPARVRGFCQLGRYHQIEVEDNVTAYLEYPNGATGIFVTSTGEAPGSNRFEIAGTRGRLVLEGGRLTVIRNEVDMLEWSRAAKVGFSKPEIWNVEIPFENAAAPHAEFMKNFVDAILDGAPLMAPGEEGLNSVELANVMLLSSLQERTVELPMDGALYEQKLGQLIRESRVEKQVVEIAGDDFTKSFHR, encoded by the coding sequence ATGAGCACTGTCAGACTCGGCATCATTGGCATGGGCAATATTGGGCGGCATCACGCCGGCTACTTGCTCGATGGGAAGGTTCCCCGATGCGAGTTGGTGGCGGTGGGGAGCACGTCGCCGGGAAAGCTCGGCGCCTACGAGGCGAAAGGCCTGAAAGTGTTCGGAAGCGGCGAGGAAATGATTCGATCGGGCCTGGTGGATGCCGTTCTCGTGGCCACGCCCCATTACCAGCACACTTGGCTTGGGATCGCGGCCCTCGACGCCGGTATCCATTTGATGGTGGAGAAGCCGATTTCCGCCCACAAGGCGGATGCGGAGCGGTTGATCGCCGCGCATCACCGTCATCCTCGGGTGGTCTTCGGAGCGATGTTTCAACTTCGAGCCGAGCCCCGCTATCAAAAGATCCGCGCCTTGTTGCGATCCGGCGAACTGGGTGAACTGGCCCGGGTGAGCTGGCTGATCACCGACTGGTATCGCACGGAAGCGTATTACGCGAGTGGCGGCTGGCGCGCGACGTGGAAGGGCGAGGGGGGAGGCGTGCTGCTCAATCAATGCCTGCACAATCTTGATGTCCTGGCGTGGTTGCTGGGCATGCCGGCGCGTGTCCGCGGGTTTTGCCAGCTGGGCCGGTACCATCAGATTGAGGTGGAGGACAACGTGACCGCCTATTTGGAATACCCCAACGGGGCGACCGGCATTTTTGTGACGTCCACGGGTGAGGCGCCGGGCTCGAACCGGTTCGAGATCGCGGGCACTCGCGGGCGGCTTGTTCTGGAGGGAGGGCGGTTGACCGTGATTCGCAACGAAGTGGACATGCTGGAGTGGAGCCGGGCCGCGAAGGTGGGGTTCAGCAAGCCCGAGATATGGAATGTGGAGATTCCCTTTGAAAACGCGGCCGCGCCGCACGCGGAGTTCATGAAGAACTTCGTGGACGCGATTCTGGACGGCGCGCCGCTGATGGCCCCGGGTGAGGAAGGGCTGAATTCTGTCGAGCTGGCCAACGTGATGCTCTTGTCGTCGCTGCAGGAACGCACGGTGGAACTGCCGATGGACGGGGCGCTCTACGAGCAAAAACTCGGGCAGCTCATTCGCGAGTCCCGAGTGGAAAAGCAGGTGGTGGAAATTGCCGGCGACGACTTTACGAAATCCTTTCATCGATAA
- a CDS encoding sugar phosphate isomerase/epimerase produces the protein MILTGIGDEAGNTIEAQIQAIQELGWKWIEMRGVQVGDFPKGNFHDIPDAAFERCVELLEQAGIGVHCFGSTIMNWAKKASDPFDVTLAEVARAIPRLQRLNTRYVRIMSFKPGDLENRIPQVVFHRVREVCRRLLDAGVTPVHENCMNYGGMSPKHALQLLEEVPGMKWVFDTANPVFNPDRSKAKPWIRQDPWEFWVMVRDYTVHLHVKDATWVPEKNDADYQWPGEGQGKVREILKDAFARGYDGGISIEPHMVVVFHDAQSKSNEEAMRSNFIEYGKRLEALVKESKPK, from the coding sequence ATGATTCTCACAGGCATTGGCGACGAAGCCGGCAACACGATCGAAGCGCAGATTCAAGCCATTCAGGAGCTGGGATGGAAGTGGATCGAAATGCGGGGAGTGCAGGTGGGCGATTTTCCCAAGGGGAATTTCCATGACATCCCGGATGCGGCGTTCGAGCGCTGCGTCGAGTTGTTGGAGCAGGCGGGGATTGGAGTCCATTGTTTTGGATCCACGATCATGAACTGGGCCAAGAAGGCGAGTGATCCTTTCGACGTGACACTGGCCGAGGTGGCGAGGGCGATTCCCCGGTTGCAGCGTCTGAACACGCGTTACGTTCGCATCATGAGCTTCAAGCCCGGCGATTTGGAGAACCGAATTCCGCAGGTGGTTTTCCACCGGGTCCGCGAGGTTTGCCGTCGTTTGCTGGATGCCGGCGTTACGCCCGTGCATGAAAACTGCATGAACTATGGCGGAATGAGCCCCAAGCACGCTTTGCAGTTGCTCGAGGAAGTGCCCGGAATGAAGTGGGTCTTCGACACGGCCAATCCGGTGTTCAATCCTGACCGGTCGAAAGCGAAGCCCTGGATCCGGCAAGATCCGTGGGAGTTTTGGGTGATGGTACGCGACTACACCGTGCATCTCCATGTGAAGGATGCCACTTGGGTGCCCGAGAAAAACGATGCGGATTACCAGTGGCCCGGGGAAGGTCAGGGCAAGGTCCGGGAGATTCTCAAGGACGCTTTCGCCCGCGGTTACGATGGGGGCATTTCCATCGAGCCCCACATGGTCGTCGTTTTCCATGACGCCCAATCCAAGTCGAACGAAGAGGCCATGCGGTCCAATTTCATCGAGTATGGGAAGCGGCTCGAGGCCTTGGTGAAGGAATCCAAACCGAAATGA